A genomic region of Arachis hypogaea cultivar Tifrunner chromosome 5, arahy.Tifrunner.gnm2.J5K5, whole genome shotgun sequence contains the following coding sequences:
- the LOC112803135 gene encoding endoglucanase 9 — translation MSMASSSSNCLFGVLTLLLLVVAECNPVNYRDALAKSLLFFQGQRSGRLPPDQQLKWRSNSALFDGRLANVDLSGGYYDAGDNVKFNFPMAFTTTMLSWGTLEYGKRMGPEIKEARAAIRWATDYLLKCATSTPGRLYVGVGDPNVDHKCWERPEDMDTLRTVYWVSPQNPGSDVAAETAAALAAASIVFRTVDPTYSNILLRNAQKVYQFAYQHQGSYSSSLRSAVCPFYCSYSGFKDELLWGAAWLFRATNAVYYYNLVKSLGADDQPDIFSWDNKYAGAHVLLSRRALVNGDKNFEQYKQEAENFMCKILPNSPSSSTQYTQGGLMYKLPDSNLQYVTSITFLLTTYSKYMAATKHTFNCGGGVLVTPNTLRSIAKRQVDYILGENPLKMSYMVGYGPYYPKRIHHRGSSLPSLSAHPQAIGCDGGFQPFYYSMNPNPNILLGAIVGGPNQNDGFPDERGDYSHSEPATYINAALVGPLAYFAATA, via the exons ATGTCCATGgcaagtagtagtagtaattgcTTGTTTGGGGTGTTGACATTGTTGTTGTTAGTGGTGGCGGAATGCAACCCAGTGAACTACAGGGATGCGTTGGCAAAATCATTGCTCTTCTTCCAAGGACAGAGGTCTGGAAGGCTCCCTCCCGACCAGCAGCTCAAATGGAGGTCCAACTCTGCCCTCTTCGATGGTCGTTTAGCCAAT GTGGATTTAAGTGGAGGGTACTACGATGCAGGGGACAATGTGAAGTTCAATTTTCCAATGGCATTCACGACAACGATGCTATCATGGGGGACACTTGAATATGGGAAGAGGATGGGTCCGGAAATCAAAGAAGCAAGGGCTGCAATTCGTTGGGCCACAGACTACCTTCTAAAGTGCGCGACTTCGACACCTGGGAGGCTCTATGTTGGTGTTGGAGACCCAAATGTGGACCACAAGTGTTGGGAGAGGCCAGAGGACATGGACACACTTAGAACTGTTTATTGGGTGTCTCCTCAGAACCCTGGTTCTGATGTGGCTGCTGAGACTGCTGCTGCCCTTGCTGCTGCCTCCATTGTCTTCCGAACCGTCGACCCAACATACTCCAACATCTTGTTGAGGAATGCCCAGAAGGTTTACCAGTTTGCATATCAGCATCAGGGTTCTTATAGTAGTTCCCTTAGATCAGCAGTTTGCCCTTTTTATTGCTCCTATTCTGGTTTCAAG GATGAGCTATTGTGGGGAGCTGCGTGGCTTTTCAGAGCAACAAATGCTGTTTACTACTATAATTTGGTCAAGTCCCTTGGAGCCGATGATCAACCAGATATCTTCAGCTGGGACAACAAATATGCCGGTGCACATGTCCTTCTTTCCAGG AGAGCATTGGTGAACGGTGATAAGAACTTTGAACAATATAAGCAAGAAGCAGAGAATTTCATGTGCAAGATCTTGCCCAACTCTCCGTCTTCAAGCACACAATATACACAAG GGGGACTTATGTACAAGCTTCCTGATAGCAACCTGCAGTACGTGACATCGATAACATTCTTGCTTACAACATACTCCAAGTATATGGCGGCCACAAAGCACACATTCAACTGCGGTGGGGGAGTCCTGGTGACTCCAAATACATTGAGGAGTATTGCGAAAAGGCAGGTAGACTACATATTAGGAGAGAACCCATTGAAGATGTCATACATGGTAGGGTATGGTCCATACTATCCCAAGAGGATTCACCACAGAGGATCTTCCTTGCCTTCACTATCAGCTCATCCGCAGGCAATAGGTTGTGATGGAGGCTTCCAACCATTCTACTATTCAATGAATCCAAACCCTAACATACTCCTTGGAGCCATAGTTGGAGGTCCCAACCAGAATGACGGATTCCCCGATGAGCGCGGTGATTACAGCCACTCCGAGCCTGCAACTTACATCAATGCCGCTCTTGTCGGCCCATTAGCCTACTTTGCTGCTACTGCTTGA